GGCGAATTCGGGATGGGCGCTGTAGAGGCCCGAATCGACTACGCCGACCGTGACGCCCAAGCCCGTGTAGCCGGCCGCATAGGCGTCGGCGGCGCGCATCGCCTCCAGGCCCCAGTCGGCCCGATATTCCGGGGTGCGCCAGGACGCCGGATCGGTGCTGACTGTGCTCTGCGCAAGGGCGAGGTTCGGACTGGACCATCCTAAAGCCGCGAGGCCCAGGCTCGCACGCCATGACATCGATAGAACCAAATTCCGAAGACGCGTCTTTGCGGCTGTGAACAATGGAGATTCGATTTTCTTGTTCATTCAATCCGCCTGCGATCCGGAAAATTCAGATAAATTGAAGATATCTGGTCAAGTCGGACATAACATCAAACTTGAAGATCGATCTCATGCGCATATAAGATCTAAATCGTAACGTTGTAAGTGCGCAATTGGCGATTACAAACCTTGATGTATTTATATAAATGAGACATACAGCGAGATCATGAGGATCATTCCGCCGGAAATGACTGTGTTGATCGGGTGCCAGCTAATCGATTACATTGGTCGTTCTTCGTATTGGCATAAAAATTGCTCGGCCTTGAAATCGAGGTGAGGCGTCAATACTCCAGAGCGCTGTATTTTTGCCACACTTTCGCCGTCTGCCGGTGCCAAGTTGGCCCGTCTTTGGTCGAACGGGTTGCCCAGACGCGCCATGAGCGAGCAGGGAGTCTCGACCCGGCGCCTGAAGCCGCACTCATCGTGACGGACGGCCGCGAGCCGCAAACATGAGGCGGTCCGCCGTCGAGATGGACGGCGGTTCGGCGCAGCGACAGCACACCCCAGGAAGCTTCCAAGCTGGCGTGCGTGGACGGACCGACGCTTCGTCCGGACAAGTCATAGGTTGACCGAAGGCCTCTCGAAGCCGGCGGCCACTCTCGGGAGGCGCTCGATGCGCTCCCGCCCTGCCTGAAGAAGCTCGCGTTCGCGCCTGATGAGCGCGTCCAGCCGGTTGATGGGCCCGCCCGGCCGCTCCGGATCGACCTTCACACGAATTGGTCTGCAGTTTTCGACCGCGCCCTCTCGTGCAAAAGGGTCGCTCCGGCGGAACTGTGTCTATCGGACCACAGATCCGACTAAACGGTCACGGTTGGCGTGATTTGCACTCCGTCCGCACGAAGGCCTCTGGATCGCCGGAGGCAATTATTATGCCAAAACTGCAGAATGGCCGGATCTGCCGCAATAGGAAGCCAGATAAATTCTGGCATAACAAATTGAAAATCCTTCAAGTCGCCAATTTGCATGATTGATACAGTTATTATTGACGGCACTTGAACAATTTCAGAGTTGTTTCTTAATCTCATCGGCATGACCGTCGCAAAATTCACCGCCACTCTGCAGTGTCGTGACTTGGAAGCCCGGCAGAAACGTTTCGCCTGCGTGAAACTAACGCTCGCAATCGCCGCCAATCTATCTGCAACGACAGGTTCGATCGGGGGAACCAAGTGACCGGCGGTGGGCCGATCCATCGCATGGTGCCCGCGCACCGGACGCCCGGCCGCGGTTCCGGTTCCCGCCCTGCCGACAGGCGGAGCTTGGTCGCGCTCCGGCCATCCGTCTCTTCCCAGTCTGTCCGGCCGATCGAGACCGTGACGGCACCGGGATCGCGATCCCTCCTGGCGGATGCCCGGGCTCGGCCGTCGATGGCGGCGGGGCCAATGCGATTGCGGCCATCCGTTTCCGGAACTTTCCGGCGGCCGCATCGGGCCGCTCCCACCGAGACGCCGCACCGGCCGGAACACGGGTCCCGTCACCGAGGGCGAAGGCCCAGGTGAGTCCGTCCGCGGCTCGGATGCCGCGCCCTGGCCCGTCGAAAACGCTTGTCGAAATCACAGTTCCGGAGATCGACCATGTTCCTTGGCCTGCCCGCATCACGGGGGCGACTGCGCGTTTCCGGGGCCCTTCTCGGCGCCGTCTGGCTGACCGTGCCAGCCTCCGCGCAGGCAACCGATCCCCAGGACCAGCTCGCCCTGCGTGACGTCGTCCGCGCTGCCTATATCCGCGCCGGCCAGCCGAAGACCGACGCAGAGATCGATGCCTTAACGGTCTCCGCCCGGCCGCTGATGACCTTCAATCCGCGCGCCGCGACGGAAGCCGACATCGTCGGTCTCGTGGGCCGGCTCGGGTTCACGGATGCTTCGCTGCCGAAGTCGCCGGCCCCCGTCGCGCTGATGCGAACCCTCTCGAGCGATTCGCTGCCCGCTTACGGCGGCGTCGACCTGACCGGACGGACGGCCGTGGACCTTGCCGGCATGCTGCAACGGGGCGAGACGACGTCGCGCGAGATCGTGTTGCAGTACATGTACAAGATCCAGCAACTCGACCATGCGGGCCCGGCCTTGCGGTCCGTCGAGCAGATCAATCCGGATATCCTGGCGCTCGCCGATCAGGCGGACGCGCAGCGGATGGAGGCGCAGCGCCAGGGCCGGACGCTGCCGCCGCTCTTCGGCGTGCCCGTGCTGCTCAAGATGAATATCGGCACCGCCGACGATCTACGCACCACCGCGGGCTCGGCCGCCCTGATCGGATCCGGTCCAGCCGCCGACGCGACACTCGTGATCGGGATGCGGGAGCAGGGCCTGCTCATTATGGGCAAGGCCAATATGGGCCAGTGGGCCGGGTTATCGAGCAACAATCGCAGCGACACGGGCGGCCAGACGATCAGCCCGGTCGATCCGTCGATCGCGGTGGCCGGATCCAGCAGCGGGCCGAGCATCGCGGCCGCCATGCGCTTCGCGCCGCTCACCGTCGGATCACAAACCTCCGACTCGATCATCTATCCAGCCCAGCAGCAGGGTCTCTACGCCCTCAAACCGACTGCGGGCCTGATCAGCACGACCGGCATCGCACCCTATTCCCGGCAGATCGACACGGCCGGCCCCATGGGCAACAGCATCCATGACCTCGCCCTCGTCCTCAACGGGATGGTCAAGCTCGACACGACCGACACGCGCAGCAAGGACTTCGTCCGGCCTGCCGACTACAATGCCGGCCTGACCGGTGACCTGACCGGCCTGAAGGTCGGCATCTACAGCGCCACGTCTACCGAGGATCCTCAGCGACCCGCGCAATTTGATTCCCTCGTCGGCGGGATGCTGACGGCCGCGCACGCCGCCGTCGTGTCGCTCGATCGCGCGCTAGCGTCGACGCGGCGGTCAAGACGGCGGTCCTGGCAATGTCGGACGACGATCTCGTCCAGTTCGTGAAGCTTGCCGATTCGTCCGTGCAGATCCCGACCGATCCGGCCGCCAGGGCCGCGGTTCTGAACGATTTCCGGCAATCCTTCGGCGACGGGGCGAGGTGGGTCGAAGCCGCGACGACCGGGGCCTCACCATTCTACTTCTACGATGCCTACGTTTCGATTTCGAGCTACCTTGCCTCTCGTGTCTCTTCGCCAGACGATTACAAGAGCGCACTTGTCCGGCTGCTCGGAGACAAGTTCTCGCGGCTTAACGTGGACCCGAAGGTTTTCGCCCGCACGATCGACGATCTCGTGGCCTTCGCCCAGAAGAACCCCGGCCTCAGTGGCGATTCGGCCCTGGCTTTCCTGGCCTCGCAGAAGGTCGGCCCCTCCTACGTCTCCATCGACGAATTCAATCGCGCCTACGCGAACTGGATCCGGATCTCGACGGCGCTGATGTCGAATGTCCGCAATGTCCTCGGTATCGATGCGGTGGTCGGCTTCCTCGGCACGGACGACGACACCAACGACGGCCTCGGCCTGTTCAGCTTCTCGACGGAACAGACGTCCACGTCGCCCCAGCTCAACGTGCCCTTTCAGGTGGGCGGGGCGCAGGCGAACATCCTCATCGACGCCAATCCCTATCAGGAGCAGACGCTGTTGAGGATCGGCCAAGCCCTCCAGCAGCAACTGGGCTCCGATGCGTTCCGGCAATACCAAGCCGTGGCGCCCAATCCCCCTGCAACCGGGTATGGCAACGATCAGCCGGACGATTCCGGGCCGCTCCTGCCGCTCGTCCTCAAGAACCTCGACGACCATGGCCGCGCCACCAAGGCCCATCTGCTGACAACCGAGATGGCGCCGCTGGTGCTCGACGTCACCGGAGCGACCACGGCGCCGCACTTCGACGGGCGCATCTCCGGCAATGGCGGCTTGATCAAGGACGGGGCCGGCATTCAGCTCCTGACCGGGACGAGCGACTTCACCGGCGGGGTCTTCGTTTGGCGGGGCGGCCTTGCCGTCGACAAGACCGAGGCGCTCGGCGACCCCAGCAACACCGTGACGCTGGAAAACAAGAGCGCGCTGATCGCCGCCCGGAGCTTCGTGCTCGGACGGCCCATCATCCTGCGCGATGGCGGTACCCTCGGGGTACTCGCCGGCGCGACGCTCACGGAAGATGCGGTCGTGTCCGGCAATGGCGGCCTGTCCAAGACGGGCCTGGGCCGATTGAGCCTTCTGGCCGACAACACCTATACGGGCAGCACACAGATCCTGGCGGGCACCGTTTCGGTATCGCGGGAGGCGAATCTCGGCCAAGCCTACGGTGCAGTCACGATCGGCGACGGCGCCGCCCTGGAGGCGACGGCGAGCTTCACGTCCGCGCGCCCATTCACCCTGCAAGGTGTCTCGGGTCTGGCCATCGACCCGGCTCAGACCCTGACGGTGTCGAACGTCGTGTCCGGTCCGGGAATTTTGTTCAAGCTCGGGCTGGGCACGCTGATGCTGAGCGGGACCAACACCTTCTCGGGCGGCGTCGTCCTGGCGGGCGGCACCCTCTCGGTCGCGCGCGACGCCAACCTCGGCGCCGCCCGCGGTCCCCTCGCCTTCGACGGCGGAACCCTCCAGGTCACCGGAACCGCCTTCACCGCCACCACCCGCCCGATCACCTGGGGCCAGAACGGCGGCGGCCTCGACATCGCCGACCCGGCCAACACCTTCACCCTCGCCCAGGCCCTCTCCGGACCCGGCAGCCTGACCAAGCTCGGCCCAGGTACCCTCACCCTGGCGGGCACCAACACCTACACCGGCCCCACCACTCTCGCGGCCGGCACTCTCCTGGCTCGGGGCGGGCAGGCCATCGGCGACCTCAGCGCGGTCACCGTCGCGGCCGGCGCCACCCTGGCGCTTGCCGACAGCGAGACCGTCGGATCCCTGGCCGGACAGGGCCGCGTCGCGCTCGGCGCCGCCCGTCTCACCGTCGGAGGGGACGGCACCTCCACCACCTTCGCCGGCACCCTCGACGGGACCGGAGGCCTGACCAAGGCCGGGGCCGGAACCCTGACGCTGACGGCCGCCCACAGCTTCACCGGCCCGGCCACCCTGACGGTCGGCGGCCTCAGCCTCACCGCCACCGCCAGCCTCGCCGCCCCGGTGCTCACCCGGCCCGGCACCACCCTGCTCAACGCCGGAACCCTGGCCGGCGGCCTCACCAATGCCGGCACCGCGCTCAACACCGGCGCGATCGCAGGCGGCGTCGCCAATCTCGGCAGCCTGACCACCTCCGGCACGATCGTGGGCGGGCTGACCAACACCGGCACCGTGCTCGCCAGCGCCGGCCGGATCGACGGCGCAATCCGCAACGCGGCCGGGATCCTGACGATTTCCGGGCCGGTCGTCAGCGACGGCACCCTAGCCAACGCCGCCGGCGCGACCCTCGCGGTCACCGGCACCTACAGACTCAGCGGGTCGCTCACCAACACCGGCATCGTCGCGTTCGCCCCGACCGGCAGCCTCACGGCGCCCGCGGGGCTGAGCAATGCCGGCAGCCTCACGAACGCCGGGACGATCACCGGTAGCCTCGCTAATGCCGGTCAGGCGACCAACAGCGGCACCATCACGGGCGGGCTAACCAACGCGGGCACGGTGACGGCCTCCGCCGGCCGCATCGACGGCGCCATCCGCAACGAGGCCGGGCTCTTTACGGTCTCCGGCACGGTGACCAGCGACGGCACCCTCGCCAACGCCGCCGGCGCGACGCTGGCGGTCGCCGGCACCTACAGTCTCAGTGGGCGGCTCACCAGCACCGGCACCGTGACGGTCGCCCCGACCGGCAGCCTCACGGCGCGCGCCGGCCTCGGCAATGCCGGCAGCCTGTTCAACAGCGGCATCCTCGCGGGCGGGCTGACCAACACCGGCATCGTCACGGCCAGCGCCGGCCGGATCGACGGCGCCATCCGCAACGACGCCGGCACCCTCGCCGTCACCGGGGCGGTGGCCAGCGACGGCACCCTCGCCAACGCCGCCGGTGCCACCCTCGCGGTCACCGGCACCTACAGCCTCGCCGGACAGCTGACCAATGCCGGCACCGTCGCGGTCACCGACGGCGGCCGATTCCTGGCGGCCGGCATCGCCAATGCCGGCCTGCTCACCGTGGCGCAGAACGCCAGCGTCGTCGACGATCTGCTCAACACCGGCCGCCTCGTCAACGCCGGCAGCTACACCGCCGATGCCGTCAACGCCGCCGGTGCAACGCTCGTCAACACTGGCACCTTCACCACCGTCTCCACGCCCTTCGCCAATTCCGGCACCCTGATCAGCTCTGGCACCCTCACGGGTGGGCTGGCCAATACCGGCATCGTCCAGGCCTCGGGCGTGCTCGCGGGCGCGGTGAGCAACGCCCCCGGCGCCACGATCGCGGTCACCGGACCGACCACCGGCATCACCCGGCTCACCAATGACGGCAGCGTCGACCTCGGCCGCACCGACCTCGCGATCGGCTCGCTGGCCGGCTCGACGCCTGGGGCTGTGCTGGGCAACGGTCAGCTCACCGTCGGCGGCGACGGCGCCTCCACCCTCTATGCCGGCCGGATCGCCGACGGCGCCATGCAGACCAGCCTGACCAAGGTCGGGCCCGGAACCCTGACCCTGTCGGGGTTCAACGCCCTGTCCGGGCCGGTCCGTGTGCTCGGCGGTGAACTCGCCGTCACTGGGGCCCTGCCCAACGCCGCCCTCGCGATCGGGCCCGGCAGCCTACTCACCGGCGAGGCCCGGTTCGGCAGCGTGAGCCTCGGCACCGGCGCGACGCTCGCCCCGGGCATCGGCGCGGGGGCGCTGGGCCGGATCAGCGTGGCCGGCAATCTCAGCCTGGCGCCGGGGGCGCTCTACCGGGTCGATGCCACCGCGGACGGACGCGCCGACCGGATCGACGTCGGCGGCAGCGCCACGGTGGCGGGTGCCACCGTCCAGGCGGTCGCCGGCACCGGTCAATATGCCCCACGCACCCGCTACACGATTCTGACCGCGGCGGGCGGCGTGCAGGGGCGGTTTGCCGGGGTGAGCAGCAACTTCGCCTTCCTGACCCCGTTCCTGGGCTACGCCCCCGACGTGGTCACGCTGACGCTGGCGCGCAATGACCTCGACTTTTCCGCCGCGGCGCAGACGCGCAACCAGAGCGCGGTGGCGGGGGCCGTGCAGGCGGGGGCGGTCGGCTCACCGCTCTACGATGCGGTGGCGGTGCTCTCGGCGCCCCAGGCGCGGGCGGCCTTCGCGGCGCTGTCGGGCGACGGGCATGCCACCCTCGCTTCGATGGTGTTCGCCAATGCCGGCCTTCTGCGCGAGGCGGTGCTCGACCGCCTGCGGTGGGACACGGCACCGGCGGCGCGGCCGGGCGACCTGCCGGAGCCGGCCGTGAGCCTGTGGGGACAGGGGCTCGGCAGCGTCGGGCACGTGCGAACGGACGGCAACGCCGCCGGGCTGTCGCATTCCAGCGCGGGTTTCCTGCTGGGCCTGGACGCGCGGGTCGACACACCGCTCGGTGCCCTGCGCATGGGCGCGGTCGGTGGCAACCTGGAGTCCAGCTTTGCCAGCCCTGCCCAGGTGCAGACCGGCGCGCTGGCCAGCACGTTCGGGGGCATCTACGGCAGCCTGGAGGCGGGATCGGCCGTGCTGCGGTTCGGTGCGCTGGCGGCGGACGATCCGGCCCAGCTCCGGCGCGTGGTCGCGTTCCCGGGCCTGTCGGACAGCGCCATGGCGCGGCTGAGTGGGCACAGCGTCCAGGGCTTCGGCGAGGCCGGCTACCGGATCGGCCTGAGCGAGGCGGTGGAGCTGGAGCCGTTCGCGGGCGGGGCGGTAGTGTCGGTCACGCGCGAGCGATTCGGAGAGCGGGGCGGGGCGGCGACGCTGGCCGGCTTCGGGCAGGAGCACACGATGCCGAGCGCCACGATGGGCTTGCGGGTGCGCGGCGCAACTGGACCGCGACGGTTCTGCGCCGGCCTTCGTGCACGGGATGATCGCCTACCGGCGGTCGTTCGGCGAGCTGGTCACGACCGTGCCGCTGGCATTCCGGGGGACCGGGGCACGGTTCACGAGCCGGGGCCTTCCGCTCGACCGGGATGCGCTGGTGAGTGAGGTTGGGCTCAAGATTATGCTGGCGCCGGGCCTGAGCGCCGGGCTGTCCTATACCGGGCAGCTTGGGGTACGCGCCCAGGATCACGCCGCCAAGGGAAGCTTGGTGTACAAGTTTTAAAGACATTAATCGTGTGGCCTGCCCTCTGAAAACATCCTCCACATGGCACAAAGCCATACCTCAGGGACGACCACTTTCTAAGAGGGCAGGCCAGTTTTCGGCATACGATTCTTGATCAACCAAAATATATACAACAGACGATTGGATCTTCCAATCTGCGCTGTTAATGGCGGGTTGTGGGCCAGGGCCGCGGATGTAACCTCTATTCTCGACCGAAGGACGTCATCTTGGAATCGCCCTCCGCCGATGGCGGGGGATGATGTGCAGCCAGATGGTGCCGAACGAGATCCGGCAACCCTTTGCAAATCACGCGAAGCGTTCAGAGCTCCACTCACACCGAAGTAATACCCGAGGCAGTTCGGTGGAACGGCCAGGGCGACCGCCTCTACGCGGTCTTAACTCAACGCGGCTGCCATGCCGTCCAGCAGAACCAGCGTGAGGCGGTGAGCCGGGGATTTCGTCGTGCTCGATCATCGAACGGGCGTCAGCGAAATTGAGACTGGCAGCTTTTTGATCCTCGATCTGCCGCGGAAGCGCCTTGAGAGTGCGCTGGGCCCGCTTCAATTGACTATTGCTCTCGCAGTCGGCGCCAACTTGCCTCTACGATGCTTGTAAATACCTACGTCCAGAAGCTGATCCGAGTGAGAGATCGTCTAAATCTCGACGGCGCGGCGCGCATGGCGGTGATTGGAGTGGAACTAGTCGTGGCCAGTCTCGCCGAGCGGTTTGCACGAGAGGTGCCACGCTCAATTCACGGCAACGCCACCGTCCAGCGCGCCATGGCCTACATCGAGACTCACCTGAGTGACACGACCTTGGACCCGCCGCAACTCGCCGCCGCCGTCGGCGTATCGCTGCGCCGGCTGCAGGAGTTGTTTCACGAGCGCGGCCGGCACATCTCCGACTACATCCGGGGACGCCGTCTGGAGGTGGCAGCTCAGCGCCTGAGCGACCCAGCCTGCGCCCACCTGTCGATCGGCATGCTGGCTTACGGCTGCGGCTTCAGTAGCCAGGCGCATTTCCCCCGCCGCTTCAAAGATCGCTACGACATGAACCCGCGTGAGTACCGGCAGGCGCACAGGCGGGATGTGCAGTCGGTCGCGTTCGCTCTCCGGCTGTCGTCCTCGTTAGCTGAGTGACTGGTGTGGGTCGAAAGCGGGAGGGCGGCTGCGGGTAGAGAGCGGCCCGTCCGGTTTTGGAAGGGAGGCGCGACAAGTGGCCGTTGCGCAGGGCTATCTCAACGGCAGGAACAACTCCGTGATTGCCTCGTGCTCAGGCACCTCCGGAAAGAACGGAAGTCGCTGGCAGCAGAGCGGGAAACCCCGCGTCTCCTGGCCGCTGGCATGGAGTCAGTCGCGATAGGATCAGAGCGCGGCAGTTTGCGGTTGTAAACCAACGCCAACCACCAATCGCCGATAACCACGACGCGAGGAAGGCCGTCCGCTCGCGTTGGCGGAGGGGCGCGAACGAGCTTCCCCGCTTCCGTCAGCTGCACCGCCATCAGTGCCGCGCCCTAAAATCAGCGGCGGGTACCGCTCTGATTATCTGAACGCCGGCCGCTTCATGCAGCTTGCGCGTTGCCACTCTGGGTCCGCACAAAGTCAAGAATGCAGGCAGCAGACAGCGGGCGGCTGATCAGGTACCCCTGAGCTTGCGTGCAGCCCAAGGCTTTAAGCAAGTTCAGCTGTTCGACTGTCTCAACGCCTTCGGCCGTGATCAGCAGATCGAGCCTTTTGGCAAGCAACAATGTGATCTCGACAATCGTCAGACAATCTTGCGACGTCTCAATTTCCCCAACGAATGACCGATCTATTTTTATTTTTTGAAACGGGTATTTTCTTAGGTAATTCAGGGACGAATACCCTGTACCGAAGTCATCAAGGACAATTGAGACACCAAGCGACCGGAGTTCGAACAGGGCAACTTCGGTTAATTTGCTGTCGCCGATAAGGGCCGACTCGGTGATCTCAAGCTCGATGCGGTCTGCTGCTATTTCCGATTCCGCGATCGCTGCCCTTACCTCTGAAACGATGTCTCTCGTCCGAAACTGGATAGGCGAAAGATTGACGGCAACCTTAATATGAGGAGGCCAAGAGACCGCCGCCTTGCATGCCGTCTTCAGGACCCACTCGCCAATCGTCCCGATTAGCCCAGTTTCTTCTGCGACAGGGATGAACTCGGACGGAGGGATGTAGCCCCGCACCGGGTGCTTCCAGCGGATCAGAGCCTCGCAGCCGCTGATCTGCCCGGAAGACAGATGGAGGAGAGGCTGAAACGCAAGCTCAAGTTCGCCGCGAGTGAGTGCGTGACGCAACTCAACCTCCAGCTCCCGACGGAAGCGAAGCCCCTGCTCCATTTCGGGGCAGTACGATTTGAAGTTGTTCTTTCCGGAGTCCTTTGCGGCGTACAACGCCAGATCCGCTCTCCGAAGAATGGTTTCTGCATCCCCGTCGCATTGCGAGATGAAAACCACGCCTATGCTTGCTTCAACAACTATCTCGTTCGAGGCGACAGAGAATGGTTCCGAGAGCGTTTGGAGAATGAGTGACGCAAGTGCCCCTACATCCTGATGCCGCTCTGATCCTGTTACAAAAGCGAATTCATCTCCGCCTAAACGTGCTAGAAAGATATCGGAGGACAGCATTTTCCCGAGCCGCGTCGCTACCGCCTGCAGCAGCTGGTCGCCAACTCCGTGGCCAAGTGTATCGTTGACTTCCTTGAAGCGATCCAAGTCCAGGAGAAGGAGCATAGCGTCCCCTCCATCTATTTTGTGTCTTGTGATCTGACGTGTCATGAACTCATTGAAGTTCAGCCGATTCGCCAGCCCTGTGAGGGCATCGTGGCGAGCCAGATAGCTTTCGGCATTGGCGAGCCGGTCGCGCGCGCGAATGCGCCGTAGGCTGAGAGCGGTTGCGATTGCCACACATAGATCCATGACGGCTGCAACAGCAATCATCTGAGCGGCTTCATGCTTCCATGGAGCAAGGACGGCGTCACTAGATCGACTCACCGACACGACCAGAGGAAATCTGCTTGAGATTTTGGCCGTGATGTAGCGATCCTCTCCGTCAATCAAGCTTTTCATTCTTGAGGTTACTAGGCTTGACGTCGAAAATCT
This window of the Methylobacterium tardum genome carries:
- a CDS encoding bifunctional diguanylate cyclase/phosphodiesterase, producing MLSSLRTKVRSQLGDGLRSIGQSLGWRSGAPIVLSACLVSATVTVGTAALVWQARDRAETEAGYQLRGLAQVMGDQVDRWFQSVQLLQQIVVQHAETVQMDSVGAVKERGSSEPWHLKLKEWSSFFPDIAVLFIIDSEGNVVNNSAKWPFGPMNLAERDYFAEVRRRNDIPYYVGRPVIDKITGKWMVFISRRLASATGDFIGCVTVGVTISNLEAFYQDVKIDDRMAIALFRRDGVLLARYPQHESALGVVNASSEGVFRRFSTSSLVTSRMKSLIDGEDRYITAKISSRFPLVVSVSRSSDAVLAPWKHEAAQMIAVAAVMDLCVAIATALSLRRIRARDRLANAESYLARHDALTGLANRLNFNEFMTRQITRHKIDGGDAMLLLLDLDRFKEVNDTLGHGVGDQLLQAVATRLGKMLSSDIFLARLGGDEFAFVTGSERHQDVGALASLILQTLSEPFSVASNEIVVEASIGVVFISQCDGDAETILRRADLALYAAKDSGKNNFKSYCPEMEQGLRFRRELEVELRHALTRGELELAFQPLLHLSSGQISGCEALIRWKHPVRGYIPPSEFIPVAEETGLIGTIGEWVLKTACKAAVSWPPHIKVAVNLSPIQFRTRDIVSEVRAAIAESEIAADRIELEITESALIGDSKLTEVALFELRSLGVSIVLDDFGTGYSSLNYLRKYPFQKIKIDRSFVGEIETSQDCLTIVEITLLLAKRLDLLITAEGVETVEQLNLLKALGCTQAQGYLISRPLSAACILDFVRTQSGNAQAA
- a CDS encoding helix-turn-helix domain-containing protein gives rise to the protein MASLAERFAREVPRSIHGNATVQRAMAYIETHLSDTTLDPPQLAAAVGVSLRRLQELFHERGRHISDYIRGRRLEVAAQRLSDPACAHLSIGMLAYGCGFSSQAHFPRRFKDRYDMNPREYRQAHRRDVQSVAFALRLSSSLAE
- a CDS encoding amidase family protein — translated: MFLGLPASRGRLRVSGALLGAVWLTVPASAQATDPQDQLALRDVVRAAYIRAGQPKTDAEIDALTVSARPLMTFNPRAATEADIVGLVGRLGFTDASLPKSPAPVALMRTLSSDSLPAYGGVDLTGRTAVDLAGMLQRGETTSREIVLQYMYKIQQLDHAGPALRSVEQINPDILALADQADAQRMEAQRQGRTLPPLFGVPVLLKMNIGTADDLRTTAGSAALIGSGPAADATLVIGMREQGLLIMGKANMGQWAGLSSNNRSDTGGQTISPVDPSIAVAGSSSGPSIAAAMRFAPLTVGSQTSDSIIYPAQQQGLYALKPTAGLISTTGIAPYSRQIDTAGPMGNSIHDLALVLNGMVKLDTTDTRSKDFVRPADYNAGLTGDLTGLKVGIYSATSTEDPQRPAQFDSLVGGMLTAAHAAVVSLDRALASTRRSRRRSWQCRTTISSSS
- a CDS encoding autotransporter domain-containing protein, producing MSDDDLVQFVKLADSSVQIPTDPAARAAVLNDFRQSFGDGARWVEAATTGASPFYFYDAYVSISSYLASRVSSPDDYKSALVRLLGDKFSRLNVDPKVFARTIDDLVAFAQKNPGLSGDSALAFLASQKVGPSYVSIDEFNRAYANWIRISTALMSNVRNVLGIDAVVGFLGTDDDTNDGLGLFSFSTEQTSTSPQLNVPFQVGGAQANILIDANPYQEQTLLRIGQALQQQLGSDAFRQYQAVAPNPPATGYGNDQPDDSGPLLPLVLKNLDDHGRATKAHLLTTEMAPLVLDVTGATTAPHFDGRISGNGGLIKDGAGIQLLTGTSDFTGGVFVWRGGLAVDKTEALGDPSNTVTLENKSALIAARSFVLGRPIILRDGGTLGVLAGATLTEDAVVSGNGGLSKTGLGRLSLLADNTYTGSTQILAGTVSVSREANLGQAYGAVTIGDGAALEATASFTSARPFTLQGVSGLAIDPAQTLTVSNVVSGPGILFKLGLGTLMLSGTNTFSGGVVLAGGTLSVARDANLGAARGPLAFDGGTLQVTGTAFTATTRPITWGQNGGGLDIADPANTFTLAQALSGPGSLTKLGPGTLTLAGTNTYTGPTTLAAGTLLARGGQAIGDLSAVTVAAGATLALADSETVGSLAGQGRVALGAARLTVGGDGTSTTFAGTLDGTGGLTKAGAGTLTLTAAHSFTGPATLTVGGLSLTATASLAAPVLTRPGTTLLNAGTLAGGLTNAGTALNTGAIAGGVANLGSLTTSGTIVGGLTNTGTVLASAGRIDGAIRNAAGILTISGPVVSDGTLANAAGATLAVTGTYRLSGSLTNTGIVAFAPTGSLTAPAGLSNAGSLTNAGTITGSLANAGQATNSGTITGGLTNAGTVTASAGRIDGAIRNEAGLFTVSGTVTSDGTLANAAGATLAVAGTYSLSGRLTSTGTVTVAPTGSLTARAGLGNAGSLFNSGILAGGLTNTGIVTASAGRIDGAIRNDAGTLAVTGAVASDGTLANAAGATLAVTGTYSLAGQLTNAGTVAVTDGGRFLAAGIANAGLLTVAQNASVVDDLLNTGRLVNAGSYTADAVNAAGATLVNTGTFTTVSTPFANSGTLISSGTLTGGLANTGIVQASGVLAGAVSNAPGATIAVTGPTTGITRLTNDGSVDLGRTDLAIGSLAGSTPGAVLGNGQLTVGGDGASTLYAGRIADGAMQTSLTKVGPGTLTLSGFNALSGPVRVLGGELAVTGALPNAALAIGPGSLLTGEARFGSVSLGTGATLAPGIGAGALGRISVAGNLSLAPGALYRVDATADGRADRIDVGGSATVAGATVQAVAGTGQYAPRTRYTILTAAGGVQGRFAGVSSNFAFLTPFLGYAPDVVTLTLARNDLDFSAAAQTRNQSAVAGAVQAGAVGSPLYDAVAVLSAPQARAAFAALSGDGHATLASMVFANAGLLREAVLDRLRWDTAPAARPGDLPEPAVSLWGQGLGSVGHVRTDGNAAGLSHSSAGFLLGLDARVDTPLGALRMGAVGGNLESSFASPAQVQTGALASTFGGIYGSLEAGSAVLRFGALAADDPAQLRRVVAFPGLSDSAMARLSGHSVQGFGEAGYRIGLSEAVELEPFAGGAVVSVTRERFGERGGAATLAGFGQEHTMPSATMGLRVRGATGPRRFCAGLRARDDRLPAVVRRAGHDRAAGIPGDRGTVHEPGPSARPGCAGE